One genomic region from Lineus longissimus chromosome 6, tnLinLong1.2, whole genome shotgun sequence encodes:
- the LOC135489121 gene encoding ADP-ribosylhydrolase ARH3-like, which translates to MALNFPQKIGGHRNFREIASSPLRSRFRGSLVGAVVGDCLGAVFEDAWTIPQHKKLFGFFEKVDAVKTTKGKSCVVLRKFTDDTAMARSVAASLVEKRSFCAENMAARFQEEYFAEPFRGYGGNVLTVFAALRDQTYQDVYEAASRQFGGQGSYGNGGAMRIAPAALFGYNYDGDEDDLQDLAENITRLTHSHRDAINGAILQCYAVHLALHLDNSQTLNRHKFIDKLISLMSRIEDGGVTASDGSPQRKKVKESKPFTEKLAVVKDYMEKDVSAVDVEENLGNDVSALKSVPAAILSFLRANQACFIERDNPFERTIIFAISLGGDTDTIATMAAAIAGAFYGMEHIPQHWQDQCEGIDTAIKLADQLQAICQKSVK; encoded by the exons ATGGCGTTAAACTTCCCCCAGAAAATTGGTGGACATCGGAACTTCAGGGAAATTGCGTCATCTCCCCTTCGTTCTCGTTTTCGGGGGTCTCTGGTTGGTGCAGTGGTTGGGGACTGCCTGGGGGCGGTCTTCGAGGACGCCTGGACAATACCACAACACAAAAAACTCTTTGGGTTCTTTGAGAAAGTGGATGCAGTGAAAACGACGAAGg GTAAATCATGTGTTGTATTGAGAAAGTTCACCGATGACACAGCGATGGCACGCTCAGTAGCAGCCTCCCTGGTTGAGAAGCGATCATTCTGTGCGGAGAATATGGCGGCTAG GTTCCAAGAGGAATACTTTGCTGAACCATTCCGGGGTTACGGTGGAAATGTGCTGACCGTATTTGCGGCATTGAGGGATCAAACATATCAAGATGTTTACGAAGCAGCTTCACGGCAGTTTGGTGGACAGGGGTCTTATGGGAATGGTGGTGCGATGAGGATAGCCCCGGCTGCTTTGTTTGGTTACAACTATGATGGTGACGAGGACGATTTACAG GATTTAGCGGAGAATATCACCCGTCTCACTCACAGTCACCGGGATGCCATCAATGGTGCCATCCTCCAGTGTTATGCTGTTCATCTTGCCCTCCATCTAGACAACAGTCAAACCCTCAATCGTCACAAGTTCATTGATAAACTGATTTCTCTGATGAGCCGAATTGAAGATGGTGGTGTTACAGCGTCAGATGGTTCACCGCAAAGGAAGAAGGTGAAAGA GTCAAAGCCTTTCACTGAGAAGTTGGCAGTTGTCAAGGATTATATGGAGAAGGATGTGTCTGCTGTGGATGTTGAGGAAAACTTAG GAAACGATGTTTCAGCCCTGAAATCAGTCCCTGCTGctattttatcatttttaagAGCAAATCAAGCTTGTTTTATTGAG CGAGACAATCCATTTGAGAGGACAATAATCTTCGCCATCAGCCTAGGTGGCGACACTGACACCATCGCTACGATGGCTGCAGCAATAGCTGGTGCGTTCTACGGCATGGAGCACATTCCCCAGCACTGGCAGGACCAGTGTGAAGGCATTGATACTGCTATCAAGTTGGCTGACCAGCTCCAGGCGATCTGTCAGAAATCTGTGAAATGA
- the LOC135490033 gene encoding ubiquitin-conjugating enzyme E2-17 kDa-like, translated as MAMKRLNKEIKDMAREPSPSCTAAPHDEDIFNWRAKIQGPPDSPYQGGVFILQINFPTDYPFKPPKISFITKIFHPNINDKGNICMDILRSQWSPALTVTKVLLSIASLMSDPNPDDPLVPDRANLYKRDRQKFNEEAKRWTKEYAM; from the coding sequence ATGGCGATGAAACGACTGAATAAGGAGATCAAGGATATGGCGCGTGAACCATCACCAAGCTGTACAGCGGCGCCACACGACGAGGACATCTTCAACTGGAGAGCAAAAATACAAGGTCCTCCAGACTCACCGTATCAAGGCGGAGTTTTCATATTACAAATAAACTTTCCAACTGACTATCCCTTTAAACCACCAAAGATTTCTTTTATTACAAAAATCTTCCATCCGAATATCAACGATAAAGGCAATATTTGTATGGACATCCTACGATCACAGTGGTCTCCTGCGCTCACGGTCACTAAAGTCCTTCTCTCAATAGCCTCACTGATGAGTGACCCGAACCCAGACGACCCACTTGTACCCGACCGCGCCAATCTCTATAAACGCGATCGCCAGAAATTTAATGAGGAAGCGAAAAGATGGACTAAGGAATATGCAATGTAA